The following DNA comes from Rhea pennata isolate bPtePen1 chromosome 22, bPtePen1.pri, whole genome shotgun sequence.
ATGGGAGAACAAGGccagctcagccctgctgctgctttgcagttaCCTGCTGGCCGTTAAACCGCACACGCGAGGCAAGCTCTGCTCCGCGGCCTGGCCAGGCTCGAGGACGGGAGGAAGGGGCAGCGGCTCGGCGGggagagccgccgccgcgggcccggcggcgggagccgcccgCGCTCCTCGCGCGCCTGCATGCGCGCGGGTAAACAAAAGCACAATATTTGCACGGCGCGCCATCTGCTCCGGGCGAGCGCGCTCCCCGGAGCCATCTGCGCCGCGAGGCGGCTCCGGCGCCTCCgtctccccgccgcgccgcggagagcgccgccgggctccgggGCGGCCTCCCGCTCCGCGGCGAGCAGGACAcgccgcccggccgggccgcctTGCTGCGGGCCGCCGCGGagagccggcggcgggcgcgcagcccccggcggtGCCGCTCGCCGAGCGCTCACATGATGGCAGCAGCGCCGCACCGCTGCGGCTgagcgcggcggggctgcggggtGCGCCGGGGGCCCGGGGCAGGCCACGGCACGTGCTGTGGGGTGCACCGGGGTGCTGTGGTGCATGCCATGGGGTGCACTGGGGTGCTGCAGGGTGCACCATGATGCTGCAGTGCATGCCATGGGGTGcaccagggagctgcagggtgCACCAGGGTGCTGCAGTGCATGCCATGGGGTGCACTGGGGTGCCGCAGGGTGCTGCAGTGCATGCCATGGGGTGCACTGGGGTGCCGCAAGGTGCACCATGATGCTGCAGTGCATGCCATGGGGTGCACCAGGGAGCTGTGGGGTGCTGCAGTGCATGCCATGGGGTGCACTGGGGTGCCGCAAGGTGCACCATGATGCTGCAGTGCATGCCATGGTGTGCACCAGGGAGCTGTGGGGTGCTGCAGTGCATGCCATGGGGCGCACTGGGGTGCTGCAGGGTGCTGCAGTGCATGCCATGGGGTGCACCAGGGAGCTGCGGGGTGCACCAGGGTGCTGCAGTGCATGCCATGGGGCGCACTGGGGtgctgcagtgtgctgcagTGCATGCCATGGGGTGTACTGGGGTGCTGCAGGGTTCTGCCGTGCATGCCGTGGGGTGCTGCAGGGCATGCTGCGGGGTGCACTGGGtgctgcagtgtgctgtaggGTGTACTGGGGTGCTGTGGCGCATGCCATGGGGTGCCGTGGGGCGCAGCAAGCTTGCCAGGGGTGTGCGGGGAACCCTGGggaccgcccccccccccccccagctgatGGCTGAATCGTGTCATCGGGGCAAACTGCCCTGCCCAGGGGAGCAGCCACGTGCCCCGGGACAGCCGTGCTGCAGGATAGCCATGCTCCAGGACAGCCATGCTCCTGGGATAGCGGTGCCCTGGGATAGCCGTGCTCCAGGATAGCTGTGCTCCGGGACAGCCGTGCTCCAGGATAGCCATGCCCCAGGACAGCCGTGCTCCTGGGATAGCGGTGCTCTGGGATAGCCGTGCTCCAGGATAGCTGTGCTCCGGGACAGCCGTGCTCCAGGATAGCCATGCCCCAGGACAGCCGTGCTCCTGGGATAGCGGTGCTCTGGGATAGCCATGCTCCGGGATAGCCATGCCCCAGGACAGCTGTGCCCCGGGACAGCCATGCTCCTGGGATAGCGGTGCTCCGGAATAGCCGTGCCCTGGGATAGCGGTGCTCCGGGATAGCTGAGCTCTGGGACAGCCGTGCTCCTGGGATAGCTGTGCCCTGGGATAGCCGTGTCCCAGGACAGCCGTGCTCCTGGGATAGCCGTGCCCTGGGATAGCCGTGTCCCAGGACAGCCGTGCTCCTGGGATAGCCGTGCCCTGGGATAGCCGTGCCCTGGGACAGCCGTGCTCCTGGGATAGCGGTGCTCCGGGACAGCCATGCACCTGGGACAGCCGTGCTCCCAGGAGAGCCGTGCCCCGAGATAGCTGTGCCCTTGGGATAGCCGTGCCCCCGGGATGGCCGTGCCCCCGGGACGGCTGTGCCCCCGGGACGGCCGTGCCCCCGGGACAGCCTTTGGCCCCGGCTGGGGCTGCCGCCGCACCGAGCCGGCGGCCCGGAGCTCGGCGTTTGCAGAAGCCTCCGCAGCCACccacgccgcgccgcgcgccgccgtcGCCTTTAGCGCCAGCCTTAACTCACGTGACTTAGCTTAGATAGGTAATATATAGCGAATTCTAGCTTTGGCTAACACAGCTGGAGagccagctggctgctgccGTAGCCGGCAGAGCTGCCGCGGCGGTGGCTCGCCCGCCAGCggatgctgcttttttttccccccccttttctgCAGGGACCGAATCCTGCGCCCCCCGGACCAGGCTTGCAGCAAGTAAAGCACGTGGCATTCGGGcatactttaaaataagctttatttagatttttttttttatataattttatatttgcatcCATGCCTTCAAGGAATCTCCCCCCAACTCATGTGGGGAAAAAGTTAAATCTAGTGTTACCCATAATTCATATGCTATTTCTCGaagttctctttttaaataaatcatcctcttagtaattttttttttagaattatttcctaatttacaaaaaaagcggaaatgaaaaggaaactaCTCAATAACAAAGAGGTTGCTCATCTGTTCTGTTgattgatattttaaattaaaaaaacacaaggagagggaaaaaaaaataaatgtataaaaatgcttctctgcagagaaagatgcCACGGGGTAAACTCtggccaccccccccccacctcgtTTTTTGGCAGACTGTTTTGCAAGGCAGCGCCGGGATTTAAAGCCGCGGCCCCTTCCCCTGCGCCCCTCGTTCACCCGGTGGCTTCTCCACCTCATCGCGTTAGAAGGGACACATAGCACGACGGTATCTGCGTTTAGTTTTGTAATTTAAGACAAAACACCCCTTTCAAACAGGGTGCGCTTAggagaattaagaaaaaaataacaatacacTATTACAGCATTATTAAATAatcttaatacatttttaagagcTTAAAATTATATCGTAAGCATTAAAGCATAAGGTACTTATCGCGTAGTGAGCGGAGAGCGGCGCGTGTTAGTGGAGTGGGAAAGGCGCAGTTAAGCTCGCGGGGCGTTTGCAGGGGACTGAGCAGCCCGAGCTCTCCGCCAACCCCCAAACCAGCGCGGCTCGCGTTGAGAAAACCCCGAGccgctggcggggggggggggggggggggggggggggggaggaaaaaaaaaaagaaaaaggagcgAGAAATCCCTCCCGCTCGGGAGCCGGCGGCGAGTGAGCAGCTGGGATTGCGGGAGGGCCGGGCGCGCGTCGGCTCGCCACGCAGCGCGAGGGGGGGgaaatgccccccccccccaaaaaaaaaaaaaaaaggaaaaggggggggaaaagaggTGCTGCCGCCCCCGGCGTTTCGGGGGCCGGCAGGTTTGGGGGCTCTGGGCGCTTcgccgcggccgctgcggcCCCTCGGGCGCCGTTTTCCCGCGCGTTACGGCTCGCTCCCGCTCGGGGACGGGTGTGCGGCTATCCCACCGTGGTCATCCTCGCAGCGGGGAGagcagcgccccggccccctccgctccccccctgcccccccgaAAAGCGGGACGGCGGCGCTCCCCGAGCGCGACGCGACAGTGCGGAgacccccttcctcctccccgaCCCCTCCCAACCACCgtggaaaaatagaaattccAAAATTTACGCAATAATTTAGTTAGAATAGCTCTTCTGGATTTTGtgcaaataaattaaacaaCAAAATGCAAGTTAAAACAATTATTCCAGACTGGCAGGCAGGAAAAAGAGCCCAGGTTGCCTCCTCGGGTTTTGGCCAGGAAGACAGCGTATGGaatgagacttttttctttcttttctcttctttttttttttcttttcctttttaaggtCCCTGTGGACAGGCAGAGCCTGCTGTTGTCCTTCCCTAGGTAAGCTGGGTGCACCCTGCGAAGGGGATGCCGTCGTCGCCAAGAGCCGGCCCCGGGACCGTGCCGCGTTCACAACGCGCCGCCAGCATGGGCTCAAGAGAACAGCGTTTTGGACAAGAGACGTCACGAGCACAAAGTGCACAATATTTCCGTTATTTACAAATACACAGCAGTCCTTCAAGTTTCAAGTTTTGTAAAAAGAACGAGGAAAACGACGACGACGACAAAATCCaaactccaaaacaaacaaattgaAGCAACAACGGAGGAAAGAGTTACcggaacaaaaccaaaacaaaaaaaaaggaaaaaaaaaaaaaaaggaaaaaaaaacctaaaagcCCTAAGGAAGTGAGAGAGTTACGACACGACCGCACCGCTCCAAAGACAACAGTGAACACGTCCACCCGGGGCTTGGCGCGCAGTATGTACACGGGCTGGGGGCGGCTCCCGCTGCTCTCCGGGCTGGACCCATCCGCGCACACAGACACTCGGGCACGCGCGCGTGCCGGCAGCCGGAGGCGGGCTGCCGGCCGGGAAGGGGGTCACCAGTCCGCGTCTTCCTCTATGTAATAGTCGGGGGCCGTACCGTCAAAGAGACCCGGGTCTAGCGATTTCCGCTGCTTCCCTCGGGCGAATACCCTGGAGATGGAGCCGAAGcccatcttctctttcttcttttttcgTTTTTGGTCTTCGAGGTCCTCTAGAGACTGCAGGAGGGGAGACAACAAACAAGAGTGAGgatggaaaaggaggaggaggaggaggagaagatgaTGGAGATGGACGAGATGGAGaaagaggagatggaggagCAGAAGAAGGAGATGGAGGAccagaaggagaaggagatggaggagcagaaggagatggaggagcaggagatggaggagcagaaggaggagcagaaggaggagggaaaaaaacatgagtGTCTCCAGCAAACAGGAAGGGACCACCACGCTTGGGACCCCGCACCCTTTCCCAAAAAGCGCCAATCCCCACGAAAGCCGGTAGGGACTCTGCCACTGAGTTCTCCAGCCTCCCCCAGGACGACGGGCAGCAGGATAAAACACAGTCACACCTCGGCAGTATGAGCAGACCTTTGGAGAAGGCGCGATGGGGTAAATGTTCAGAATGACTCTGAACTGCCCCCGCTACGCAGGCGCTGGGGAAATGCCCTGTATTGGGAGGGGGATTCAAAAGAGAGCAGCCTCCTACCTGTACAATTGGGTTGTGCAAGTTCTTCTGTACCGGTCCAGGACTATCCCCCTACCAGCAGAAGGAGACAGATCACATTGAAACAGCGTAAGCACAGTGCCGGCTCCCGCACCGCGAGGGCAAAAAGCTCAAAAAGGGATCTTAAGTCAAGATGATTCTGTGCAGAACTCGCGCTTTTGGGGGGCAGAGTCACGCAAGACGTTACCAAGCTCTTGCCAGTTCTTTGAGGGACGGGAAATGACGATTTGGGAGAGGGACAACCATttggtcccttccaaccccaagATGACGTGATGCTGGGAAGCTAAGGCGAGCCCTGGTAGCTGCATAACGTTAAGTCCACCCAGAAGGAAATTCTTATTTCCATGgtttcagaaacacagaaaaaatacctttttttctcagagTGACTCAGTTTagataaaaacaattaaatcaTCTGCATTCCCAGCCGTTTCCCCAGAGCTGGGGTCTCCAGGTGCCCCGCGCCCTGCACGGCCACGGCCGGGACACCGGACGGGCCGGAAGCAGGGGCAGCGCGCAGGGGGTCCCGGTGCCCCCGGAGCACCCCCGAGGGCCCCCAGCGCCAGCCGGAGCCTTGGCGGGCAGCGGGCAGCTCCCGGagcggccgccggccgcggcgagCGCCTTACGTTGCAGAGCGAGTGCGTTCGGTGCCGCGGCGAGTTGATGTCGCTCGGCGTCGACGACCTGTCGCCTTCGGCGGCGGACGCGTCGGAGATGATGGAGGGCTGCCGCGAATGGCAGGGGCTCACTCTGACGGCTGAAACGCAAGGCAGGCGCCGGGCGTgaggggcgccggggccgccgccgccgccgcctccctggCAGGGCCCTCGGCaccgccccggggccccgggcTTGGCAGCCCCTTCCAAGCCCTGGAAGCGGGGCCTGGAAGCGAAGGGGAACGCTCACGGAGAAAGCTAGCTGCACTCGGCTTGCTCGAGAACAGCCACGGCCCTGAGATACTCGGCTGCTGcgtggaggagaaggaaggagaaggaagaagaaggaaggagggagaagaaaagaagaaagagaaggaaggaagagaaggaaggaaggagaaggaaggaaggaagagagaaggaaggaaggaagaaggaagagaaggaaggaagaaggaagagaaggaagaaaggaggaaggagaaggaaggaaggagaaggaaggaaggagaaggaaggaaggaagagaaggaaggaagagaaggaaggaaggagaaggaaggaaggagaaggaaggaaggagaaggaaggaaggagaaggaaggaagagaaggaaggaagagaaggaaggaaggaagagaaggaaggaagagaaggaaggaagagaaggaaggaagagaaggaaggaagagaaggaaggaagagaaggaaggaagaaggaagagaaggaaggaaggagaagagaaggaaggaaggaaggaggcaggggaaagagaaggaaggaggaaggaaggaaggacaagGATTTGCAGAAGGAGATGGCAGTTTCAGGGCCGCGCTCCGCAGCCGGCGTTcggccgcccgggccgcgctgccgccggagccgagcggggccggccggAGACTCGGCCCGGGGCCtcggcgccgcgcgggcgctCACCCctccgcctcccgccgcccgccggcgctcACCTTGCCGCTCTGCCGAGTGCTGGGCGTGCGAGTGGTAGAGGGTCTGCTGGCTCTGCCGGATGGCGGCCGTGAGCGGCAGGTCGGCTTGCATCACCCACTCCTGGTTGCCGTTGAGCACCGTCTCGCCCGGCATGGCCAGCGAGTGCCGCTTGGGGACGTCCTTGGTCAGCGTGGCTAGCGACTGCTTGGCCTGGCGGAGGGACGGAAAGTCAGCGCCCGAGGAACGGAACGGCACCCGCGGCGCGGCGAGAAcggcggccggccccgccgagcccgcgGCTCACCATGGCCAGCTCGGCCTCCAGCTCCTTCATGCGGTTGTCCTTGAGGTCCAGCTGGGAGCGGAGGGCGCTGGCGTGGTCCGTCGCCTCCTTGGCTTGCCGGCGCAGCTCCCACTTCTCCCGCTCCAGCAGGTCCTTCTCCTTGGCCAGCGCTTTCACCGCGTCCTCGCTCTCCTGCCGGGACGCCCGCGGTTAGCTCCGCGCTCGCGAGCCCCGGGAGGAGCCCAAAGGTGCTTtttgcctccccccccccgcccggggAAGACTCACTTTCCGGTGCTGCTCGTAGTTGCGGATGAAGTCGCGGAGCTGCTCCTCGCGGCTCTCCAGCGTGGCGTAGAGCTGCTGCATCTGGCTCACCAGGTCCGTCTTCTCGGCCTTGAGGCGCTTGCGGTCGGCCTTCATGGCTGCGGGcggtttatttatttatttcgCTTGCTGTTTCCAAATTAAACGCCCCACGGGGTTTTCCTGGATTTAAGGAGGAAGCGGGCTCGCGGCGCGCATCGGCGCCAGCCCTGCCGCGGCTTtggctttcttttattttctccgAGCTTGGCAAATTGCTACGCAGAGCCCCTAAAAATAATCACCCTCGCCAGTAATTAAAAGGGAGTTAGGTAATGCCCTAGACCTGCTCCGACCCTCTGTCGCCCACAAACCGGCTCCCCAGCACCCGCGCGAGGGCCAGAGCCAGCAGGGCCCCACCAAACGTGCTCCAAAATGCAAAGCGTGGAGGGAGGCAGCCAAATTTGCACCCAAATACCCGCTTTTTAGGGCGGttctttttccagtatttttctcCTGCCCCATTGCACGGTCCCGCGGGGCTCCAGAAGCCTGCGGAGGAGCTGAGCCCGACACGAGAGCCGCGAGGAGCCGTGTTAGCAGCCACCGAAACAGCGGATAGCTGAAACCACGCTATTCCCGAGCTCTTGAGCTGCTTGTGACAAATGCGTACGCGCTTTCCATTTTCTCAACGCTCCTGCACCAGTTTAAGTTGCATTTGTAACTCTTGGAAGCCGGAGGCGACAAAAGACTCCTaatgaatttaattaaataacCGGTTACCCTACAGCAACAACCTGTTTTAATTACCGGCAGTGTTCAGGGTCCTGCAAGATGCATGGAAAATGCTCCGTCGCTTGCCAAAGCAGAAGACGCTCGGAGGTGCTATTAGAAGAGGAGCCCGTGACGCCCCGGAAGGTTTGACGTTCAGCACGGGCGGCTCGCCGGGAGCGGGCGCGGGACCGCGCGGCTCCGCAACGCCCGGCCGCGAGCCCCGTCCTCGTCTCCCGCCGCCGGGAACCGCGCGCCCGCAGCAAAGCGCCTCGCCGCGTCAACGCCCGCTTTAATTTCTCCCGTACCCCGGCCATGAAATCCAATATCGCCACCGCGACTAACCCATGAAATCGGCCAGCCCTGCGCGGGGATCGCCCAGCCGCTCTTTGCTCGGCGATTACGCTCCGGCCGCAacgcccgccgggccgcgggagAGCTCGGCTCCGCGGAGCCGAACGCAGGGCGGACGCGGCGTCCGTGCAACCCGCCGAACCCCGACGGCTCGTGCGGCGGGCCAACAAAagcctaatttaaaaaataaacaaacacgGTGTTCCTCAAGTGCTCGTGCCTCTCCAGGCAGCCTCGCGCTTGCGGGTGCAACGTCCTCTGCAAAAGCGCACGCAACCTCCTGGCAGCTTCACaggctcctttttttttttttttttttaatgcaaacattcttaaaatagttttcctcTTGCATATTTAGCATTTTCCAGATGTAAAAAGCAGTGGCGTGTTACCAGCTCTcggcagggcagggagggggtgAGCCGCTTCGCTCCTCTGCTCGCAGACGCCGCCGCTCCTGAACGCCCGCGGACCAAACCGCCGTCGCGCCCCCCGTATCGCCCCAaagcggcggcgcccgcgggagcCCGGCCGTTTTCGGCcgctccctctgctcccctccGCGTTACCCTCGGAGGAATTCCTTGCAACGCTGCGAACGGGCAGCACAAACAACAGGATTtcccggagcggggccggatCCCGGCGATTTTTGGCTCCGCGGAGCGGCGCGCCGCGCTCAGCAGCCCCAGTCCTTAAACGGAGCCCGAACCGCGCAGCCCCCCCACCCTTACCCTGCAGAGCCTCCTTGGCTCGCGCCAGCTCCTGCTCCCTCTGCGCCAGCTGCACCTTGAGCTCGGTGGCGGAGAGGACCTCGGTGGACTTGCCGCCGGGCGTCTCCTCCAGGTCTTTCGCCAGCATCTCCTTCATCTGCCGCAGCAGGTGAACCTCCTCCTGGAGCTGGGCCACCTCCTCCCGCAGCAGCCCTGCGGGGAGAGAGCGCGATGCCAGCCGCCGCCGAGGACGGCCGCCCCGCGCGAGCCCGCCTCGCCCGCCCCCCGAAAAACGCTGGCGCGCTAGTCCGGCGTCAGGACGCAAAATTACTAGCGCCCGCAAGCTTCTGCGAGCGGTTCGGCTCCGCTCTTCCGCCTCCCGCTGCACAACCGCCCACTTTTAAAGGACAGGTAGGACGAGAAGTCACCCCCGCGGATGCCCTGCCGCCCCTTGGTGCAacactcccccccccgccctcccgATGCAGCGCTTCTGCAGGACAGCTCATGTTTTTTAGCTCAGACAAGGAGTTTCTGTCCGCACGTAATGCTGCGATGCTCCGGGTGCGGGAAAACCGCTGCACCCCGAAGCGCTGCGATGCTCCGGGTGCAGGGAAAACCGCTGCACCCCGAAGCGCTGCGATGCTCCGGGTGCAGGGAAAACCGCTGCACCCCGAAGCGCTGCGATGCTCCGGGTGCAGGGAAAACCGCTGCACCCCGAAGCGCTGCGATGCTCCGGGTGCGGGAAAACCGCTGCACCCCGAAGCGCTGCGATGCTCCGGGTGCGGGGAAAACCACTGCACCCCGAAGCGCTGCGATGCTCCGGGTGCGGGAAAACCGCTGCATCCCGAAGCGCTGCGATGCTCCGGGTGCGGGGAAAACCGCTGCACCCCGAAGCGCTGCGATGCTCCGGGTGCGGGAAAACCGCTGCACCCCGAAGCGCTGCGATGCTCCGGGTGCGGGAAAACCGCTGCACCCCGAAGCGCTGCGATGCTCCGGGTGCGGGGAAAACCGCTGCATCCCGAAGCGCTGCGATGCTCCGGGTGCGGGAAAACCGCTGCATCCCGAAGCGCTGCGATGCTCCGGGTGCGGGAAAACCGCTGCACCCCGAAGCGCTGCGATGCTCCGGGTGCAGGGAAAACCGCTGCATCCTGCACACCCAGGGCTCAGCAccatcccctccctccccgccccgacTGCTCCGAGGACGATTCCTGTTGCGTTACACCCCACGCGCATCCGGCCCCGTGCAAGCCCCGGCGCTTGCTCCAAAGACTCCTACCGACGTCCAGATTTTGACCCGTGCCCGCAGACAGCTACAGAAGGAACCGACcgctttatttttcctctcagatAAGCAAAACCCCGCCGGGCACCCAGGACCGGGAAGGGCCCGCGCACTATCGCCTGGTGCCGGGAAAAAACGCACAAGCTGGAAGTGTCGCTGCAGCGTGCCCTTGGCTCGGCTCGGCTTGGCCCGgttcggctcggctcggcccggctcggctcggctcggcctGGCTCAGCTCGTGCCGGCCGCCCAGCAGCTGGGGCCAGCGGGAGTCCTGTAAAATCCGCTCTGCGTGCTTGGGATGCTTCGCCTACGAAAGCTGGCAAGGGCTCGCGCCGTAAATTATTTCGCCGTAAAGTCGCTAACCGGGAAGGCcggagccgcgggcgggcggggggatTTCGTCAACGCGCCTGCCGAAAGCCGAGCAGCGACAGCACCCACCGAAGCAGCAGGGTCCGAAGAAGCAACGTCGCGGCTCCTCCGGGGCCCGGGAAACCCGCCCGTCTGGGAAATCCCGGGGGAGAAACCCGGCGcgaggggcggccgggcgctTGCACGAGCGGCTGCGCAGAGCATCGCACGGAGAAAAGCGCGCTTTATTTGCGTGCAGCGCGTCGGAAGAGCCGCTAGGCTCGAGAGGGAGCGCTTTAGCTGGCTTAGTTTTAAAGCGGAAGGAAAAAAACGCTGCAGTGCCAAGTTTTAagcacctaaaaaaaaaaacagcttctgaGAAAGCACCGTTTCCAGGCAGCTCTCGGCAATCGTTACCGAAAGGGCTGAAGTTGCAAGAACCGGGAAAACAGGGCCAGCGAGTCGGCTGCCGTTCCTTCGCAACGCCGATCGCTCGGCCGGCACGTCCGCAGGCTCCCGGCCGCAGGCAGCCCCAAGGCAACGGGCCGCCAAACCACagctccttcttttcctctcgcctcctttatttatttatatattttttttttttttgcatttttccctctCGGCCGTTTCCGCCGTGGGTTTGTCCCCACGCCGCAGCTGCGCCCCGCAGCTCGAAGCACCCGGAGATCCCCGCGTCTCCCACAACGTCGCAAGCGGGCAGCTACGAAATTAATGCGTTGCAAATATTGCCCGGACTAATTGATGAAAACTACGATTCACACTGCAATAATTAGCCGCTAATTATATTCCAGCTGACGGCGTTATGCTTCCACGACACTGTCAGGTTCTGCGTCCTTTACGCTTTAAGCACTGAGCAGCCTTAATGGACAATataaatagcaattttttttcctttaggtgTTTGAAGCATCTATGACAACTATCTGCACGGAGCACTTGGGGCTGCGGTTTCCACCGCGGATCCCGTAAATCCCACCGCTGGCTCTGTTCCGGCACAGGGCCGCGGTCCGGGAAGTCTTTTACCGGCTTCCACTGGCCCCGGATCAGGCATCGCTTTAAAACGCCCATTTACAAGAGCCTGTTTCGGCGCAGCTCGCCCGGCACGATCGCTGCACGGGCGCCGGGCCGTGCACCGGGCAGCGGAGCCCGGCTGCATCCGCCGCTCTCACCGCGGCACCGGCGTTGCttttgggagggggggggaagagagaaaagggagcacgcacacgcacgcacacgcgtgtgcaaaCAAACCTGCAGCGGGGGCGACGTGCGTCCCAAGCCGCTCTCACCCGCGAGCTCACCgcgtccccgccgcggcgccgctgcccgaCCCACGAGCCCCCATcgcggccgtgccgggccggAGCATTTCTGCAGCCAGGCTGGAGCGttcccgcggcccggccggagCTATCCCGTGGCCCGGCCGGAGCTttcccgcggcccggccggagCTTTCCCGCGGCTGGGCTGGAGCATTCCCGCGGCCAGGCTGGAGCGGTCCCACGGCCCAGCCGGAGCGTCTCCACGGCCCGGCCGGAGCGTTCCCGCAGCTGGGCTGGAGCGttcccgcggcccggccggagCATTCCCACGGCCCGGCCGGAGCTTCCCCGCCGCCCAGCCAGATGGTTCCCGCAGCAGAGCCGGACAgctcccgcggcccggccggccggctcCCACGGCCCAGCCGGACggctcccgcggcccggccggcgcgtTCCCGCGGGAGCATCCGCCGGCAGCTCCGAACAATAGGCCGGGCCTGGAGGGAAgcccggcgcgcgccgccgcgggggctcgCACGTACCCGGCTTGCTCTCCTCGCGGTCCGATTTCATGGCGGGGCCGGGGGTGCCGGCGGCGGATGTCcgagcccccggcgcggcgctcccgcgcagggccggcccggcggctccggcgccccggctCGCTCCGGCggcctctcctctcccctcccttcccttcccctccctccgcCAGACTCCTccccggcacggcgcggcgcggcacggcacggcacggcacggcgcagCAGGAAGTGCAGCGGGCGCTACCTGCGCCGGGAATTTGTCCCCTCCGCAGGTTGCAGCCTCGGGCTCCTGCAAAGCCCGATACGCCTCCATCCCCGCTCCGTCCCCAACGGGCCGCTCGAggctccggcgcggcgccggggacgTGACCGAGCCTGCTCCCGAACCAGGCCGGCTCGCCCCGCGGACCTCAAATCGTCCCCGTCCCCCGCGGGACCGGGCGTTATTTTAAAGCCCTTATTTCCTGCCGGAGAGGCAGTGCCCGGGCCCGTGTCCGCTGCGCGTCCGAGCGCCCGCACCGCTGCCTTGACCGGGAAAACGGCCCGCAAAATAAAGGAGGATGCTCAGAAGAGAGGGAAATCGGGGAAGCCGGGCTTTACACCAATTAATCCGATAGCCAGAGCTttccctcctctgctctccGGCTACCTGGGAAAGCCGTCGGCTCGGGGGCTCCACGGGGATTTCGCCGCTCGGCGAGGCAGTTATAATCCCTCCGGTAAGAGGATCCGATCCCGAGCGGAGAAGCGTCGGCTCCGCGGACGTTTGCAAGCAAAAATTAAAACGGCGacagcaaggagaaagaaattaaaaatctgcataagctttttgtgcttttctcctttttcttcttaaatgcGCACgcaaaacaaacagaagccCGTAACGCCGCGGCCTGGGCGAGCGGCTCGTACGCGGAGGAGATGGAGTCCTCTCCCGCTCGCCAAACTCTCTGCTGAGAGTCGCTCAAAACcaatgatttttcttccctgtttgtATTTAGCATATTGCAGTCAC
Coding sequences within:
- the KAZN gene encoding kazrin isoform X2, which codes for MKSDREESKPGLLREEVAQLQEEVHLLRQMKEMLAKDLEETPGGKSTEVLSATELKVQLAQREQELARAKEALQAMKADRKRLKAEKTDLVSQMQQLYATLESREEQLRDFIRNYEQHRKESEDAVKALAKEKDLLEREKWELRRQAKEATDHASALRSQLDLKDNRMKELEAELAMAKQSLATLTKDVPKRHSLAMPGETVLNGNQEWVMQADLPLTAAIRQSQQTLYHSHAQHSAERQAVRVSPCHSRQPSIISDASAAEGDRSSTPSDINSPRHRTHSLCNGDSPGPVQKNLHNPIVQSLEDLEDQKRKKKKEKMGFGSISRVFARGKQRKSLDPGLFDGTAPDYYIEEDADW
- the KAZN gene encoding kazrin isoform X4 — translated: MMDDNKQLALRIDGALQAAGQEVTALRAELAATARRLAELGADGGGMEHGPPAAQGGLARGGRPRRRLASRSLPAGLLREEVAQLQEEVHLLRQMKEMLAKDLEETPGGKSTEVLSATELKVQLAQREQELARAKEALQAMKADRKRLKAEKTDLVSQMQQLYATLESREEQLRDFIRNYEQHRKESEDAVKALAKEKDLLEREKWELRRQAKEATDHASALRSQLDLKDNRMKELEAELAMAKQSLATLTKDVPKRHSLAMPGETVLNGNQEWVMQADLPLTAAIRQSQQTLYHSHAQHSAERQAVRVSPCHSRQPSIISDASAAEGDRSSTPSDINSPRHRTHSLCNGDSPGPVQKNLHNPIVQSLEDLEDQKRKKKKEKMGFGSISRVFARGKQRKSLDPGLFDGTAPDYYIEEDADW
- the KAZN gene encoding kazrin isoform X1, whose product is MMDDNKQLALRIDGALQAAGQEVTALRAELAATARRLAELGADGGGMEHGPPAAQGLLREEVAQLQEEVHLLRQMKEMLAKDLEETPGGKSTEVLSATELKVQLAQREQELARAKEALQAMKADRKRLKAEKTDLVSQMQQLYATLESREEQLRDFIRNYEQHRKESEDAVKALAKEKDLLEREKWELRRQAKEATDHASALRSQLDLKDNRMKELEAELAMAKQSLATLTKDVPKRHSLAMPGETVLNGNQEWVMQADLPLTAAIRQSQQTLYHSHAQHSAERQAVRVSPCHSRQPSIISDASAAEGDRSSTPSDINSPRHRTHSLCNGDSPGPVQKNLHNPIVQSLEDLEDQKRKKKKEKMGFGSISRVFARGKQRKSLDPGLFDGTAPDYYIEEDADW
- the KAZN gene encoding kazrin isoform X3, whose product is MKEMLAKDLEETPGGKSTEVLSATELKVQLAQREQELARAKEALQAMKADRKRLKAEKTDLVSQMQQLYATLESREEQLRDFIRNYEQHRKESEDAVKALAKEKDLLEREKWELRRQAKEATDHASALRSQLDLKDNRMKELEAELAMAKQSLATLTKDVPKRHSLAMPGETVLNGNQEWVMQADLPLTAAIRQSQQTLYHSHAQHSAERQAVRVSPCHSRQPSIISDASAAEGDRSSTPSDINSPRHRTHSLCNGDSPGPVQKNLHNPIVQSLEDLEDQKRKKKKEKMGFGSISRVFARGKQRKSLDPGLFDGTAPDYYIEEDADW